The proteins below are encoded in one region of Persephonella sp.:
- a CDS encoding tetratricopeptide repeat protein codes for MLKKIIALFSLSAIAFSCAAVKGKESSGNVYFYYTACKYAAESNDYKDALYFCEKALKIAPEEEVIYKEAIRVALRAHNKKKALYFVDQYIKRFSSKNKPEVYMYAASVYIHLNEFSKAEKILTKAIEKFPDNERLLKFLVDTYLKQGKIDKAEKTLKRLISLYPNDAKIRYILARIYLFKREDQKAIQELEKAVEIDPLYTPAFTLLGTIYSQNRQWKEAERVYKKVLERDPKNLEALNRLFQIYVQTDQNEKAEKVINKIVKLYPNAKDALLKKFLLYLKENKAQEVVKDLEKLYEKNPDNPAIAMILGMAYESIGKYDLAEELYLKVLQQNPENIDILERLADVYAKQKKYDLAIDVLQKMFKLQPTDHHILLMIAELEDEKGDTAKALEYVKKAEELSPSDPVVYFYEGIYYDKLGDWGHAEKAFLKAIKLKPAFPDALNYLGYSYIVRGIAVDKGIELVKKALQYVPDNPAYLDSLGWGYFKKGDYKKAYEYIKRAYDKMPDDPVVTEHMAEVLEALGKKKEAIKLYKKALSIIEKTGEEGEPGLKNRILKKLKKIEK; via the coding sequence ATGTTAAAAAAAATAATTGCTTTATTTTCCCTGAGTGCAATCGCTTTTTCCTGTGCAGCTGTAAAGGGAAAAGAAAGTTCCGGAAATGTGTATTTTTATTATACTGCTTGTAAATATGCTGCAGAAAGTAACGATTATAAAGATGCCCTTTATTTCTGTGAAAAGGCCTTAAAAATAGCACCTGAAGAAGAGGTAATATACAAAGAGGCTATCAGGGTAGCACTTAGAGCACATAACAAGAAAAAAGCGCTGTATTTTGTTGATCAGTATATAAAAAGATTTTCTTCAAAAAATAAACCTGAAGTATATATGTATGCTGCTTCTGTTTATATTCATTTAAACGAATTTTCAAAAGCAGAAAAAATCCTTACAAAGGCTATAGAAAAATTTCCGGATAATGAAAGATTACTTAAGTTTCTTGTTGATACATATTTAAAGCAGGGAAAAATTGATAAGGCTGAAAAGACTTTAAAAAGATTAATCAGTTTATATCCTAATGATGCAAAAATTCGTTATATTCTTGCAAGGATATATCTTTTTAAAAGGGAAGACCAGAAAGCCATTCAAGAGCTTGAAAAGGCTGTAGAGATAGACCCGTTATATACCCCTGCCTTTACATTACTTGGAACTATATATTCTCAGAATAGACAATGGAAAGAAGCTGAAAGAGTTTATAAAAAGGTTTTAGAGAGAGACCCAAAAAACCTTGAAGCGTTAAATAGATTATTCCAGATATATGTCCAGACAGACCAAAATGAAAAAGCAGAGAAGGTAATAAATAAGATAGTTAAGTTGTATCCAAATGCTAAAGATGCTCTGCTGAAAAAATTTCTTCTTTATCTGAAAGAAAATAAAGCACAGGAAGTTGTAAAAGACCTGGAAAAGTTATATGAGAAAAATCCTGATAATCCTGCCATTGCAATGATTCTCGGAATGGCCTATGAAAGCATAGGAAAGTATGATTTAGCAGAAGAGCTTTACCTGAAAGTATTACAACAAAATCCAGAAAATATAGATATCCTTGAAAGACTGGCAGATGTATATGCAAAACAAAAGAAATATGATTTAGCTATAGATGTTCTCCAAAAAATGTTTAAACTTCAGCCAACAGACCATCATATTTTGCTTATGATAGCAGAGCTTGAAGATGAAAAAGGGGATACCGCTAAAGCCCTTGAGTATGTAAAAAAAGCTGAAGAGTTAAGTCCTTCTGACCCTGTTGTTTATTTTTATGAGGGTATTTATTACGATAAATTAGGTGACTGGGGACATGCAGAAAAAGCATTTCTAAAAGCGATAAAATTAAAACCTGCTTTCCCGGATGCCTTAAATTATTTAGGCTATTCTTACATAGTAAGAGGCATAGCCGTAGATAAGGGAATTGAATTAGTGAAAAAAGCCCTCCAATATGTTCCTGATAATCCTGCTTATCTGGATAGTCTCGGATGGGGATATTTTAAGAAAGGGGATTACAAAAAGGCATACGAATATATTAAAAGGGCTTATGATAAAATGCCTGATGATCCGGTTGTAACAGAGCATATGGCAGAAGTTCTTGAAGCCCTTGGTAAAAAGAAAGAAGCTATAAAGCTTTATAAAAAAGCCCTTTCTATAATAGAAAAGACAGGGGAAGAAGGGGAACCTGGGCTGAAAAATAGGATTTTAAAAAAGTTAAAAAAAATTGAAAAATGA